AATATCGATCCATTCCATGGGGTCAGTATACCCTAGGGACGATGGGTAATAAAGAACTCTTCCATCACCAGTTGGGGATCGCGATTGGCGCCGAAGGCCTGCTCGACCTGCAAAGACTTTTGCATCAAAGCCAAAAGAAACTCGCGGCTGTATTCGGCCAAAGTCTTAATAATCGGCGCCTGATCCAGATTGGTGATTTGAGACTTGGCACCTTCTTGAAGATATACAGCATCTTTCATGAGGCTGACCCAGTAAGAAACTAAACGCTGTCCTTGCGTCCGATCCTTAAATTCGGTGCGCCAGGTTTCATTCAAAAGAAAATCAGGGTCCGTCAAAAAAAGATTCAGCATTTCGACAGATTTTTGGCGCAGCTCCAGTTCAGGGCCTTCTTGCAACTGCGCCAGCTTTTCAAAACTTCCGCGCGCGGCTCGCAGCGCCCAGGCCGGAGCCTTCACTTTTTTCTGCAAGTCTTCGGCCGTCAACGGTTTAAACTGAACAATGCGCGAACGCGAACGAATGGTCTGCATCAACCCCGCCACACTGGGCGCGATCAAAAAGAAGAAAGTCCCCTCGGGCGGCTCTTCCAAAGTTTTTAAAAGAGAGTTCGCGGCCTGTGGGTTTAAATTCTGCGCCTGATCGATAATGATAATTCGATTTCCTGAAAGACTCTTCAGGCTTAGGAATTCAATAACCTCGCGCGCCTGTTCCATCTTGATTTGCGCGCCGGCAGGCTCCACTATTTTCAAACCTTCATGAGTTCCTTGCGCCATCCGAAAACATGATGGGCATTTGCCACACCCACGAGGACTTTGGGGGCAGGCCAAAGCTTGCGCCAGGCCGTGCGCCGTCAGTTTTTTGCCAATGCCCGCAGGTCCCACAAAGAGATACGTCTGCCCTGGCTTACCCTGTTCAAAGGAAGCCACCAGCTTTGCGATAATCTCTTGATGTCCTAAGACGAAGTCGAGCAATCGGGCCATATCAACCTATTTCAAAATATTCTTTTCGGCCAAGGCCTTCAGAAGTTGTTGAAAAAGAACTTCCGGAGTTTCTTGCGCATTCAAAACCAGCCAAGCGTCGGCTTCGGCGCGAGCTTGTTTTAAAAAGGATTGTCGCACCTTTTCGTGGAAAGAGTCCGCCTCGG
The Bdellovibrio sp. ArHS DNA segment above includes these coding regions:
- a CDS encoding DNA polymerase III subunit delta', translating into MARLLDFVLGHQEIIAKLVASFEQGKPGQTYLFVGPAGIGKKLTAHGLAQALACPQSPRGCGKCPSCFRMAQGTHEGLKIVEPAGAQIKMEQAREVIEFLSLKSLSGNRIIIIDQAQNLNPQAANSLLKTLEEPPEGTFFFLIAPSVAGLMQTIRSRSRIVQFKPLTAEDLQKKVKAPAWALRAARGSFEKLAQLQEGPELELRQKSVEMLNLFLTDPDFLLNETWRTEFKDRTQGQRLVSYWVSLMKDAVYLQEGAKSQITNLDQAPIIKTLAEYSREFLLALMQKSLQVEQAFGANRDPQLVMEEFFITHRP